The segment TTGCGGTGTCTTTCAAGGTCACATaaaggtcatttcaatataatcatataatagaCCACTTGAGTAGTATAGCTATGCCGGTTCTAACTCAGGCATCTGAGGGGGTGCGCGGGTGAAGGGGGGGAAGAGGTtgagggggagggggtaatgacgtcatcgttttggaggggaaggggtaatgacgtcatcgttttggagaggagggggtaatgacgtcatcgttttggaggggagggggtaaatttggagtggagggggtgacgagggaggtgcgggggagaggggaaggtatcggattacaggGGGAAGAGGTtgaggggagggggtaatgacgtcattgttttggaggggagggggtaatttCGGCgtggagggggtgacgagggaggtgcgggggagaggggaaggtatcggattacataaattcctggaagagataaggattcctggaagagataagataaggattgtttatataaacatgagtcatatagagataaggattgtttatacaaagggtatcggattacactgcgtcagcacttttggagtggagggggtgacgagggaGGTGAGGGGGAGGTGCggggaaggtatcggattacataaattcctggaaaagataagataaggattgtttatataagcATGAGTCATagagagataaggattgtttatacaaaaatgattcatagttccgagaattgtttatatcctttgcaggttcgtgcaggtttTAGCGTGAcatcatcgctatttttagatCATAGGCCCTTAGGCAGCCACTTTTAGGCGCCatgttgccagatttcaatttgcgtgacatcatcgatatttttaattagtgtcgTGTGCGACGAGCGGGTAAAAAAAGctcgtgaaaaaatataaattgtcacaGTTGTTCAAAATGGAGCGCGATCTCACCGTACGAGCAGTGAATATCAAAACGTTGGGAGAGTTTCTCCCATGGGACTACGAGTGCGACGAGTACCTCGATTCTCTGAGGGAAAAATGTCGCAAGAGACAACGAACCGGAGTAGTGAACTCTCTGGTGGCGCAAATTGTGCGTCTGGAGGGTGTGAGGAAGATCATTCAAGAGCGTTTTGTGCCCATCGGTGCTGGATACGACGGATACGAGAAAAAGGGCTACACGTAGAAGGAGATCGAGACGGCGTTTAGGAACCGTGTGCTGACGGGTGCGGTTGTCAATCACGAATACATCGATCCTCGTGAATTTTTGGGAGAGATAAGAAATACCGTCATCGAACGGATCCAGGGCGTCATGATGGAACACAACAGCGTCAAGATTAACACCGCGTTCAACGGGGAATTCATCGCGGGCGACAAGACTGCCGTGAAGACCATCGCCACGAAGAATCAAGAGATATATCCAACATCTGATCTAAACGAGTGGTACACGAAGCATGTGGTTGACGTCATACAGGCATCTCTGGAGGAGTTTCAGGAACGTGATAGCGGATGGGCGTTGTCACGTATCCTGAACCTAACAATCAACGTCAACAAGTTGAATCCTCTACGCGCGGGATGCCACATCGAGTTACCGcggaaaattatgttaaaaaaggCGGTGGTCAACGTGAAATCAAATGATAATGCGTGCTTCGCGTGGGCAGTCGTCGCCGCTCTATATCCGACGAAAAGAAATTCGGAAAGGACGATAGAATACCCACATTACTCGACGGTGCTCAACCTGTGCGGCATAGAGTTCCCCGTGACGCTTCcgcaaatatcaaaattcgaGAAACTGAACACCATCTCCGTCAACGTCTTTACCACCCAAGACTCCAAAATCGTCCCTCTGCGGCTCACCGACGACAAAAAGGAGAAGCACGTCAACCTGCTCTACGTGTGTAAAAACAACGATGCACACTTTGCGTGTATAAAGAACCTGCCGCGGTTGGTGAGCTCACAACTGAGCAAGCACAcacataaaatgtacatttgcgatcggtaagtaaaaagatgcgtataaaataaatcaatatttttattcatagttttaatcaaataaattattacaggtgTCTATACTACTTTTATACACGGGAGAAGTTGTCAGTCCACAGCGTCGATTGCGGGAAAATGAACGATTGCGCCGTCGTTCTCCCCAGCGAGGACGACAAGTGGCTGACGTTCCGCAATTACAACCGGAAGGAGTGGCTCCCGTTTGTTGTATACGCCGATCTCGAATGTA is part of the Linepithema humile isolate Giens D197 chromosome 3, Lhum_UNIL_v1.0, whole genome shotgun sequence genome and harbors:
- the LOC136998498 gene encoding uncharacterized protein is translated as MMEHNSVKINTAFNGEFIAGDKTAVKTIATKNQEIYPTSDLNEWYTKHVVDVIQASLEEFQERDSGWALSRILNLTINVNKLNPLRAGCHIELPRKIMLKKAVVNVKSNDNACFAWAVVAALYPTKRNSERTIEYPHYSTVLNLCGIEFPVTLPQISKFEKLNTISVNVFTTQDSKIVPLRLTDDKKEKHVNLLYVCKNNDAHFACIKNLPRLVSSQLSKHTHKMYICDR